The segment GTTGTGCGGCGGCTCCACGCATCGAGCCTATCCGGCGGAACCACGGACCCCCTCACGGCCGTTCCTACCTGTGCGCCCTCGCCGACCTCCGCCGGGGGCCGCCCCACCGGGGGACGAGAAGGGACGGCCGGAGATGACCTCACGCGCGAAGCCCGCGATCTGTCTGATGCTGGGCTGGGTGGCCCTGCTCTGGCTGCTGGAGGGCGTCGACTTCGCCACCGGCGGCGCGCTGGACACCTTCGGGATCACCCCGCGCGAGCCCGCCGAGCTGGCCGATGTCGTGCCCGCCGCCTTCCTGCACTTCGGCTTCGGGCATCTCGTGGCGAACACCCTGCCGTTGCTGCTGCTCGGCCTGGTCGCCGCGCTGCGCAGCGGGGTGCGCCGCTTCCTCGCCGTCGCCGCGCTGATCATCCTCACCAGCGGACTGGGCGTCTGGTTCACGGCCGCGCCGGACAGCAACACCGCGGGCGCCTCCGGAGTCGTCTTCGGGCTCTTCGGCTATCTCCTGGTGCGCGGCTTCATCGAGCGCAAACTCCTCGACATCGGCATCGGCCTGGTGGTGGGTGTGCTCTACGGCTCGATCCTGTGGGGCGCGCTGCCGACCGACAGCGGCATCAGCTGGCAGGGGCACCTGTTCGGGCTGATAGGCGGGGTGCTCGCGGCCTTCGTCTTCCGGGTACGCGCTCCCGGCACCCTGCCCGCCGCAGATGTCCGACCCCTCGCATAGCCTCAGTCCGAACGGGAGCCGCGGGGCCGGACGAACCGGCCGCGGGCGTGCCACACGGCGCCTGAGGCGCCACGCAGTAACCACGGGGGAGCACAGCATGTCCGACTACCACCAGCCCGGATACGGTCCACCGGCCGGCGGACCACAGCAGCCGTACGGGACACCCCCGCAGGGCTGGCCCGGCGCCCCGCAACCCGGTGCGCCGCAGCCCGGTGCGCCGCAGCCCGGAGGCTACGGCTACCCCGGCACCCCGCAGCCCGGCTACGGCCCCCGACCGCCCGCCCCTTCGTCGGGCCCCGCGATGTGGTCCCACCTCGGCGCGCTGCTGACCATCACCGCGGGCACGATGATGTGCTGCGGCCTGGGCGCCTTCCTCGGCTGGATCTACCCGCTGTCCCTGCGCGGCAACGACCGCCACCAGCACGACCCGTACATCCGCCACCACGCCACCCAGGCCGTGAACTACGGCATCACGCAGGCCATCATGGCGGCCTTCGGCCTGGTGCTGTACGTCGCCAGCGCCCTCACCTTCGCCGCGGTCGCCACGGAAGAACAGCGCAACAGCTCCGGCCTCGCGGTCCCCCTGATCACCGTGATCGCCATCTTCGCCGCCTACGCCCTGTCCGGCGTCATCTGCGCCGTCATGGCCACGGTCAAGGCAACCCGCGGCGAACTGTGGACCTATCCCCGCCTGATCGCCTGGCCTCTGAGCAAGGGCTGATCGGCCGTCACTCGGCCGCCGCCACCCCTCAGGCCGTCAGCCCCCGCACCACCAGATCCAGCAGCGCACAGACGAACAGCGCGATCCCGATGAAGCCATTGACCTGGAAGAACGCCCGGTTCAGGCGGGTCAGGTCATGGGGCTTGACGATCGTGTGCTCGTACAGGAAGGCCGCCGCCACGATCACCAGGCCGAGCCAGAGGAACACCCCCGCGCCGGTGGCCACGACGTACCAGGCGAAGAGGCCCGTCGTGACGAGGTGGCAGCCGCGGGCGCCCCAGATCGCGGCCGGGATGCCGAAGCGGGCCGGGACGGACTTCACGCCGACCTCGCGGTCCGTCTCCACGTCCTGGCAGGCGTAGATCAGGTCGAAGCCGCCGATCCAGATGCCGACCGCGAGGCCGAGGATCGCGGCCTCCCAGGACCAGGCCCCGGTGATCGCGAGCCAGGCGCCGACCGGGCCCATCGCCTGGGCGAGGCCGAGGATCGCCTGCGGGAAGTTGGTGAACCGCTTGCCGTACGGATAGACCACCATCGGCACCACGGCGAGCGGTGCCAGCGCCAGGCACAGGGGGTTCAGCAGGGCGGCGGCGCCCAGGAAGACGACGAGTGCGATCAGCGCGCCGGTCCAGGCGGACTTCACCGATACCGCGCCGGTGACCAGTTCCCGTTGCGCGGTGCGCGGGTTACGGGCGTCGATCTCGCGGTCGATGATGCGGTTCGCGGCCATCGCGAAGGTCCGCAGGCCGACCATGGCGACGGTGACGAGGAGCAGGCGGCCCCAGTGGATGTGCCGGTCCTCCTCGTACATCGCGGTCAGCGAGGCGATGTAGGCGAAGGGCAGCGCGAAGACCGAGTGCTCGATCATCACCAGGCGCAGAAAGGCCTTGGTGCGGCCCGGCTGCGGGACGGCTGCGGATGCGCTGCTCACGAGAGGCCGTACTCCTTCCAGCGGCGGTCGACCAGCGCCGCCGTCCGCGGGTCGGATTCGACCATCTCGGGCCAGCCCCCGTCCCTGGTATAGCCCTCCTCGGGCCACTTCTTCGTCGCGTCGATGCCCGCCTTGCCGCCCCAGAACTGCTGGTAGGAGGCGTGGTCGAGATGGTCGACGGGACCTTCGACGACGGTGAGGTCACGGGCGTAGTCGGTGTTGCCGAGCGCCCGCCACGACACCTCGTGGAGGTTGTGCACATCGCAGTCCGCGTCCACGACCACGATCAGCTTGGTCAGCGACATCATGTGCGCGCCCCAGATGGCGTGCATGACCTTCTGTGCGTGCTTGGGGTACTTCTTGTCGATCGAGACGATCGCACAGTTGTGGAAGCCGCCGGACTCGGGGAGGTGGTAGTCCACGATGTCCGGGACGATGATCTTGAGGAGCGGGAGGAAGAACCGCTCCGTCGCCCGGCCCAGCGGCCCGTCCTCCGTCGGCGGGCGGCCTACCACGATCGACTGGAGCAGCGGCCGCTTACGCATCGTCACACAGTCGATGGTCAGCGCCGGGAACGGCTCCTGCGGCGTGTAGAAGCCGGTGTGGTCGCCGAACGGGCCCTCGGGCAGCATCTCGCCGGGCTCCAGCCAGCCCTCGATGACGACCTCGGCGTTCGCCGGGACCTGGAGCGGGACGGTCTTGCAGTCGACCATCTCGATCCGCTTGCCCTGGAGGAAGCCGGCGAAGAGGTACTCGTCGATGTCGCCGGGCAGCGGGGCGGTGGATGCGTACGTCACGGCCGGGGGGCAGCCGAAGGCGATGGCCACCGGCAGCTTCTCGCCGCGCTGGGCGGCGACCTGGTAGTGGTTGCGGCTGTCCTTGTGGATCTGCCAGTGCATGCCGATGGTGCGCTTGTCGTGGCGCTGGAGGCGGTAGAGGCCCAGGTTGCGCACCCCGGTCTCCGGGTGCTTGGTGTGCGTCAGCCCGAGGTTGAAGAAGGAGCCGCCGTCCTCGGGCCAGGTGAACAGCGCCGGGAGCTGGTCCAGATCGACGTCGTCGCCCCGGAGCACGACCTCCTGGACGGGCGCTTCCTTGACCTTCTTCGGCGGGACGTGCGTCATGCCGGCGAGCTTGCCGAACGCCTCGCGCACACCGACGAAACCGTGCGGCAGCTCCGGCTTGAGCAGGCCGCCGATCTTGCCGCTGATGTCCTCGTACGCCTTGAGGTCCAGCGCCTTCAGCAGGCGGCGGTCGGTGCCGTAGACGTTCATGGCGAGCGGCATCGCCGAGCCCTTGACGTTCTCGAAGAGCAGCGCCGGACCGCCGGACTTCTGCACCCGGTCCACGATCTCGCCGACTTCCAGATACGGGTCGACCTCGGCCTTGATGCGCTTGAGGTCGCCTTCCCGCTCGAGCGCGCGCAGGAACGAGCGAAGATCGTCATAAGCCATGCGTTCCAGTATCGGGTACGCACTACCCTGGACGGGTCACCGGGCCCCGGCGAGGGCCCGCCGTCGCGCGCAGGGGGACCGTTCCGCAATGCTCAGGTATCTGCCGTTCCTACTGGTGCTGGCGCTGTGGATCTACGCGTTCATCGACTGCCTCAACACCCCCGAATCACAGGTGCGCGGCCTGCCCAAGGTGGTCTGGGTCCTGATCATCCTGCTCTTCGGCGAGGTACTGGTCGGCCCGGTCGCCTGGCTGGTGGCGGGCAAGCAGCGGCGGCCGGTGGCGGGCGGCGGCAGCACGCCGTCGCAGTGGCACCGCAACCACCGTACGAAGTTCGTCGCGCCGGACGACAACCCCGAGTTCCTCCAGTCCCTCAAGAGCGAGAACAAGAAGGACGAGGCGCTGCTGAAGGACTGGGAGGCCGATCTGCGCCGCCGCGAGGAGGAGCTGCGCCGCAAGGAGGCCGGGCCGGGCGAGGCGAACGGCCCGGAGGACACCCCGCCGGCCACGGGCTGAGGCACGGTGCGCGGCGTACGGTGAGTCCATGGACCGTACGCAGGACTGGGGGCAGGACCGCGACGAGTTCCGGCTGCACGGCCGCGTCGACGGGCACAGCGACCCGACCGGGCACCCGGACCATCTCCAGGAGCAGGCCCGCGCCATGCTGGCGACGGCGGTCGCCGAGGCGCGTGCCGGGCTGGCCGAAGGGGGCATCCCGATCGGCGCGGCGCTCTACGGGCCGGACGGCACTCTGCTGGGCCGCGGCCACAACCGCCGCGTCCAGGACGGCGACCCCACCCTGCACGCCGAGACCGCGGCCTTCCGCGCGGCCGGCCGCCGGCGCGGCTACCGCGGCACGACGATGGTCACCACCCTCTCCCCCTGTTGGTATTGCAGCGGCCTGGTCCGCCAGTTCGGCATCTCCCGGGTGATCATCGGCGAGGCCCGCAGCTTCCACGGCGGCCACGACTGGCTGGCCCGGCACGGCGTCCGGATCGTGCTGCTGGACGACCCCGGGTGCGCGTCGATGATGCGCGACTTCATCGGGGCCCATCCGGAGCTGTGGCGGGAGGACATCGGGGACGAGTGAGCGGCGGGGGCGTCACCCCCCTTCCGGCCCCGGCCCCCGCCCCCACAATGCGCTGGCCCGCCGCCCGGCCCTCCGTCAGGATGACCAGGCATGACCACCAGTTCTGCCGGCCCCGACGGCCCTGCCTGCCCTGTCCCGGCTCCCCGCGCCCCCGTGGACGCCGCCGCGGACGGTCCCGCGCCCCTCGCCGAGCCCCAGCGCCGTATCCGTGCCCTGTATACGGAGCGGACCGTCACCGTGTACCAGGCCTACTCCCCCGCGCTCGGCCTTCCGGCTGCGCGGGACGGGCGGTTTCCGGCGGCCTGGAAGCGGGAGCGGATGACATGGATCAAGCCGTCGTTCCTGTGGATGATGTACCGCTGCGGGTGGGGGACCAAGGCGGACCAGGAGACGGTGCTCGCGGTGGAGATCGAGCGGGACGGGTTCGACTGGGCGTTGCGGAATGCCTGTCTTTCGCATTACGACGCCGGGGAGCATGCCGACCGGGCCGCGTGGCAGCGGGAGTTGAAGGGGGCGCCGGCCCGGGTGCAGTGGGATCCGGAGCGCGATCTGGCGTTGCGGGCGCTGCCGTACCGTTCGCTTCAGCTGGGGCTGTCGGGGGAGGCGTCGCGGCGGTACGCGGATGAGTGGACGGTGGCGATCAGGGATGTCACCCCGCTGGCCCGGGAGGTCCATGCGCGGGTGCGGGCCGGGGAGACCGCGGCGGCCGCCGCGCTGCTGCCCGGGGAGCGTACCTACCCGGCACCCGAGGGAACTCCGGGCCTGCGCCGCGTGTCCTGACCTCGCTGCGCAAACGCGTAAATCCCGCCACCGCGGGGTCCGCCGTGTGCTGCTTCGTGTGGCGTACGGGACGTAGCGAGGTCCGGCCAACTGAGCGCCGTTCACAGCCATTTGATGCACCGTTCAGCTGCCTCCCCCTCCCCGGGAAACTCAGCCGCCGCCACAGTCAAGTCGGCCCACGGAGGGCTCCCGCGACTCAGGGAGAGTGGCTCATATGCCTGACATGACCCGACGCAGACTCCTCGGCTCCGCGGCCGGCGCGGTCGGCGGCGCCGCCGCGCTGTCGCTGCTGCCGCCCAGCGTCCAGAAGGCCGTCGCCGCCGGACCCGCACGTCACGGCTCGCTGCACGACATCGAGCACGTCGTGCTGCTGATGCAGGAGAACCGCTCGTTCGACCACTACTTCGGCACGCTGCGCGGCGTGCGTGGCTTCGCCGACCCGGACGCGCTGACGCTGCCGGACGGCCGGTCGGTCTTCCACCAGCCGGACGCGCAGAACCCGGACGGCTATCTGCTGCCGTTCCGCCTGAACACCCACACCTCCAGCGCGCAGGCCATCCCCTCCACCAGCCATGCCTGGTCGGTGCAGCACGAGGCCTGGAACGGCGGGAAGATGGACCGCTGGCTGCCCGCGCACCGCAAGGCCGACGGCGTCAACGGGCCGTATGTGATGGGGTATCACACCCGTCAGGACATCCCGTTCCAGTTCGCGCTCGCCGAGACGTTCACGCTCTGCGACAACTACTTCTGCTCGGTCTTCGGCCCGACCTGGCCCAACCGGCTCTACTGGATGACCGGCACCCTCGACCCGGGCGGCACCCGGGGCGGGCCGGTGCTGAACAACACCGCGCCGCGGCCGTACCGCTGGACGACCTACGCGGAGCGGCTGGAGGCGGCCGGCATCAGCTGGAAGGTCTACCAGGAGGAGGACGACTACGGCTGCAACCTCCTGGAGCAGTTCCAGACGTTCCGGGACGCCAAGCCCGGGGAGCCGCTGTACGAGCGGGGGATGCGGGCGCAGCCGGCCGGCACCTTCGAGGACGATGCCCGCGCCGACCGGCTGCCGGCGGTGTCCTGGCTGATCCCCACCAGCCATCAGTCCGAGCATCCGGACTATCTGCCGGCGGCCGGCGCCGACTATGTCGCGAAGAAGATCGAGGCGATCGCGGCCAACCGGAAGGTGTGGGCGAAGACCGCCTTCATCCTCAATTACGACGAGAACGACGGGCTCTTCGACCATGTGCCGCCGCCGGTGCCACCCGCGGGGACGCCGGACGAGTTCGTGCGCGGCCTGCCGATCGGCGCCGGCTTCCGGGTGCCGTGTCTGATCGTGTCACCGTGGACGGTGGGCGGCTGGGCGGCCGGGGATCCCTTCGACCATACGTCGGTGCTGCAGTTTCTGGAGCGCTGGACGGGGGTCGCGGAGCCCAATATCAGTGACTGGCGGCGGTCCGCCTTCGGCGATCTGACCTCCGCGTTCGGCTTCCGCCACCGGGCGCACCGGCCGCCGCGGCTGCCGGACGACACCGCTGAGCAGCTGGCCGAGGCGCAGTGGGAGGTGGCCCATCTGCCGAAGCCGACGCTGCCGGGCGGCGGGCAGCGGCCGCCGCGCCAGGAGCGCGGTCGGCGCCGGCGGCGCTGAGGGGCGGAGACGCTGCGGGGCGGGCGGCGCCGCGGACGCGGGCCGGGCGCGCCCGGGAACGGCAGTGCCGTACGGGCGGCCTCAGGGCGAGGCTTCCCGTACGGCACCGGGGGCGACGGCGCGAACCGCCGCGGAGCGCGCGGACTCCTGCGGTCAGACTCCCGCGTACGAGTGCAGACCGGTCACGAAGATGTTCACGCCGTAGTAGTTGAACAGGTAGCAGGCGAAGGCGATCAGGCCGAGCCAGGCGGCCTTGCGGCCCTTCCAGCCGGCGGTGGCGCGGGCGTGCAGGTAGCCGGCGTAGGCGACCCAGGTGATGAAGGACCAGACCTCCTTGGGGTCCCAGCCCCAGTAGCGGCCCCAGGCGGCCTCGGCCCAGATGGCGCCCGCGATGATGGTGAACGTCCACAGCGGGAAGACGGTGGCGTTGATGCGGTAGGCGAACTTGTCGAGCGAGGCGGCCGAGGGCAGCCGCTCCAGCACGGAGGTGGCGAAGGCGCCGGGCTGCTTGCCCGCCGGGTCGGCGAGCTTGGCCTCGTGGCGGTCGCGGAAGAGGAACAGCAGCGTGGAGACGGCGCCGAGGTAGAGCACCGCACCGGAGATGATCGCGCAGCTGACGTGGATCCACAGCCAGTACGAGTGCAGCGCGGGCACGAGCTGGTCGCTGGCGGTGTAGAGCACCGAGACGGCCAGACCGAGGTCGAGCAGCACGGTGGTGATCAGGGGGAGCCCGATCCAGCGGACGTTCTTCTTGAGCACGAGCAGCAGCAGGTACACGCCGACCGCGACCGCGGCGAAGGTCGTGGAGAACTCGTACATGTTGCCCCAGGGGGCACGCTGCACGGACAGGGCGCGGGTGATGACGCCGCCCACGTGCAGCGCCCAGGCCAGCACGGTCAGCGAGATGGCGATCCGCCCGTAGAGGTCGCCCTTCTCGGTGCCGCCCGCGGCGCCCGGCCCGTCGGGGACGTCGCGGCTTCCGGCGACGGAGCGGGTGACGACCTTGGGGCGCTCCAGTACGGCGGTCCCGGTGGAGCCACTCGCCCCGGCCCGGACGGACACGGTCGCGGGCGCCTTGGCCTGGACGGTGAGGGCGGCGGCGGTGCGGCCGACCTTGCTGCGGCTGCCGAACACCCACTCGGCCATGTGCGCGAGGAAGGCGAGCGTGTAGACCGCCATCGCCGAGTAGACCAGCAGGTTGCTGTTGTGCGCCATTGTCTCGTTGGCTGCGGCAGCGAGGTTCACGCGCGCGCTCCTTCAGAGGGGTCAGCAGGTCCGGCGGAGTCGGTGGGCTCCGCGGGGTCTTCGGAGCCGGGGCCGGCGTCCGCGGCCGGTCCGGGCTTCGGGTCGGAGGCCGGGCCGGTGTCGTCGGCCGGGGCGAGGGGGGCGTCGGGCTCCAGTGCCAGCGCGAGCTCGGCGAGCTCCTCCGGCAGCCGGGCGGACTCGCTGCGGCCGAGGCCGGCCAGCTCGACGACGGTACGGCCGTCGGCGCCCGGCTCGGCGCGGACCCACACCCGGCGCCGCTGGATGAACAGCGAGCCGGCCAGGCCGATCAGGGCGGCCGCCGCGCCGGTCAGCGCGAGTCCGTTGCCGGGCTGGTGGCTGATCTTGAAGCTGGCCCAGCTCTTGATGCCGGTGAACTTGATACTGCCGTCACCGTTGGGCAGCTTCATCGTCTCGCCGGGCAGCATCATCTTGGCGACCGGGGCGCCCTTGTCCTTGTATTGCTTGAGGCGCTTCTTGTCGAGCTGGTAGACGTTCTGCGGCAGCCCGGAGCCGACGCCCAGGTCACCGTGGTAGGCGGTCAGCGTCAGCACCGGGTAGTCCAGCGCCGGGAACTGGGAGAACATCGAGCCGGAGCCCTTGCCGCCGAACGTCGGCACGAAGAAGCCCTGGAAGCCGAGCTGATTGCGCTTGCCGTCCTTGGTCTGCGCTCCGGGGACCTTGACGACACCGGTCGAGGTGAAGTTCTTGGGGTCCTGCGGGAGGAACGGCACCGCGCCCTGGTAGACGACCTTGCCGCGGCCGTCCTTGACCGTGACCTCCGGCGAGTAGCCGTGCGAGAGCAGGTAGACCTTGGAGCCGGCGATGTCGAGGGGGGTGTTCACCTCGATCGCGGTCTTGTGCTCCTTGCCGTCCGCGCCGGAGAAGTACGTGATGTGGGCGCGGAAGACCCGCGGGGTGCCCTTCTGCGGGCCGGTCCGCTCGTAGGTCGCCTCGAACTTGTTGAGGGTGAAGCCGAACGGCTCCAGGGTGTCGGTGTCGAAGAAGGCACCGGACTTGAAGTCGTCGTACTGGGTGAGGCTGTTGGCGAAGCCGTCGCCCTCGGTGATCAGCTTGCCGCCCTCGGACTTCCACAGGCTGCCGACGGCGAACGCCACCAGCATCACGATCAGCGCGAGGTGGAAGACGAGGTTGCCGACCTCCCGCAGATAGCCCTTCTCGGCGGCGACCGCGGTGCCGTCCCGGTGGGCGCGGAACCGCCGCTTCTTCAGCAGCCGCTGCGCCGCCCCGAGGACCTCCTCGGGCGCCGCGTCGGTGCGCCAGGTGGTGTGGGCGGGCAGCCGGGTCAGCCGGCGCGGGGCGCCCGGCGGGCGGCCGCGGAGCTGTCCGACGAACTGCCAGCTGCGCGGCACGATGCAGCCGATCAGCGAGATGAACAGCAGCAGGTAGATCGCCGAGAACCACACCGAGCTGTAGACGTGGAACATCCCGAGCTTGTCGTAGATGTCGGCGAGGGTGCCGTGCTCGGCCTTGAACTGGTCGACCTTGACCGGGTCGATGCTGGTCTGCGGGATCAGCGAGCCGGGGATGGCGCCGATCGACAGCAGGAAGAGCAGCAGCAGCGCGATCCGCATCGAGGTCAGCTGCCGCCAGAACCAGCGCGCCCAGCCCAGGGGGCCGAGCGAGGGGAAGGTGACGTCCTCGGTGGGCGCGGTCGAGAGCTGGGACCCGGCCGCGCCGAGATCGCTGCCCCCGTCGGCCGCGGGGCCCGGGTCGTGGGGGGTGCCGGTCTTGGTGGACATCAATCAGATCCCAACGGTGGAGCTTTGCGTCCAGGCCTGCACCTCGGACATCAGACTGTCCCAGACGCCGGTGACGAGGAGGATGCCGAGCGCGATCATCATGCCGCCGCCGAGCCGCATGACCCCGACGTAGTGCCGCTTGACCCAGCCGAAGGCGCCGAGCACCCGGCGGAAGGCCAGCGCGACGGCGATGAACGGCAGGCCCAGGCCCAGGCAGTACGCCACGGTGAGCAGGGCGCCGCGGACGGCGCTGGCATCGTAGAACGTGAGCGTGCTGACGGCGGCGAAGGTGGGGCTCAGGCAGGGCGTCCAGCCGACGCCGAAGAGCACCCCGAGCACCGGCGCGCCGGCCAGGCCCATGGCGGGCTTCTTGTGGAAGCGGAATTCGCGCTGCCCGAAGTTCTTGAGGACGCCGGCGAAGGCCAGCCCGAGCAGGATCATCAGCACGCCGAGGACGCGCGAGATGACGTCCTTGTACTCCTGGAGGTCCCGGCCGACGAAGCCGAAGAGCGCGCCGCCGGAGACGAAGACGGCAGTGAAGCCGAGCACGAAGAGGCCGGCGCCGGCCAGCATCCGGCCGCGCTTGGCCTCGCCGAGGTCGGTGCCGGTGACGCCGGTGACGTACGACATATAGCCCGGGACCAGCGGCAGGACGCAGGGCGAGAAGAACGAGACGAGCCCGGCGAGCAGCGCGATGGGGGCGGCGGCGAGCAGGGTGCCGTTGAGGACGGTCTGGTTCTCCGCGGCGGCGGCGAGCAGGGTCACGTGATCACTTCTCGGCGATCAGCGGTTCGACCATCTTGCGCAGATCGTCCTCCGCGAGCGGGCCGATCGAGCGCGCGGCGATCTTGCCGTGCCGGTCGATGGCGATCGTGGAGGGGATGGACTGCGGGTTGAGGCTGCCCTTGGGGAAGCGCAACATCAGCCGGCCGGTCGGGTCGAACAGGCTCGGGTAGGGCACCTTGTGCTCTTCCTCGAAGCTGGTGGCCTGCGACTTCTCGGAGTCGCGGGTGTTGATCCCGAGGAACTGGACGCCCTTGTCCTTGGTCTCGTTCGCGACCTTGGAGAAGTTCGGCGCCTCGGCGATGCAGGGGCCGCACCATGATCCCCAGACGTTGAGGATGACGACCTTGCCCTTGTAGTCGGCGACGTCCAGCTTCTTGCCGGTGGTGGACTCACCGGAGAGCTCGGGCGCCGGCTGCCGCTGATCCTTCTTGACGGTGTCGAC is part of the Streptomyces platensis genome and harbors:
- a CDS encoding TlpA family protein disulfide reductase, translating into MSACRAPRRLTSRRRVALLAAGTAVAALTLSACGDGASGGSAQTRFVQGKNGVDTVKKDQRQPAPELSGESTTGKKLDVADYKGKVVILNVWGSWCGPCIAEAPNFSKVANETKDKGVQFLGINTRDSEKSQATSFEEEHKVPYPSLFDPTGRLMLRFPKGSLNPQSIPSTIAIDRHGKIAARSIGPLAEDDLRKMVEPLIAEK